GGTTTAGGTCTGAAGAAAGAATACGAGAACGCCTCGAATCTAGTGAATTCCCTCCAGGTCGCTTATCAAAACCAGGAGAAGTCCGTTTCCGACGCATACTCTCTCATGCTGTCCAAGCAGGCCGACTTCGATAAAAAGGCGGCCTTATTCGACTATTTTAATCTTTTAGAATATTCTAAACATGTCGTGTATTCCGGGGATGCTTTTGGCGGTGCCGAGACTTCCGATCTAGATTCCGTTCCCGCCGGTCTGATCGACACTCCGATCCGTCTCGCGAAATCTAGAAAAGAATCCGCGGTTAAGGCTTATTCCGACAAGCGGGAAGAGGTCCGTATCTTGCAAGCGAGGGTGGATTCCCAAGTAACCAAAGAGCAGCTTGCATCCGAGACCGTTTCGGAAAAAGCGGAGGTTACTCGCTGGGCTAGTTTGGCCGTTCAGTTCGGGGAGGTGGAATCCAAGATTCGGACCAGGATTTCCCTTTTGCAAACGGAGATTGCAAAAAAGGAGAGTCTCGTGGATCAGGCCATGGACCGGGTCTGGAGCATTCAGGTCGCGGACTGGGGAGGTATGGGAATGATCTCCTCCTTGAGCGGCTCCTTGGATTTTGGAGGAGCGGCCTATGTGAAAACCGAGAGCTGGCAAAGAGATAAGGATCGGATTTTGGACGGTCTGGTTACCGGTAGACTCGGGGTCGCGGATATCGTCACCGCTTATAACCCGGGGTATTCCCCCGCTATGCATGCGATCGGTCTTTCTTCGTACGACGTGGGGGACTTCCTACAAACCTGGGGAAGGATCCTTCGTCCTGCAAGTGGTCCGACTCCGGCTGAGAACGTTTTTATCGCCGCGAACTCGGCGGCGATCTGGGCCTGGAATCCGTACGATCTCAGGACTTCTAGCGGAAGCGGAATCGAATACCAGCAGAGGTACGACGAGGGCTTAGGTTTTTATATCGGTACGAATTTATTCGCAGCCAATATGCTAAGCGCGATCTGCTGGACCTGTCCCGCCGGTTGGGCCTATCTGAATACGGTCAATTCGTATAATAATTCCTATTCCTCCTTGAAGGGGAACGTGGCGGATCTTACATCCAAGGCGGCTTCTCTCAAGAGCAAGTACGCGGAACTCCAACATCTGACGGATATCGATACGATCGAAAAACTGAAGAGTGTGCTCCTAGAGTTCGGAATGGATTCCTCCGAACTGGATCGTCTTGTGCTCGGTTCCGGTAAATTGAATCAATTGGTCTGGAAACCGAGCGAGGACCCGGCTGCAAGCGTAATGAGCTTTAACGATCTCGTGGGTTCGAACGGTCTTAGGCTCGCGCAACAAAAAGCGATCCATGACGAGTTCGGTAATTTCGTACGAAAGGATTCGGTCACTGCGGGTTTAATGACGAGTGCCGCGGAAGGTTTGGACGTATACGGCAGGAAGACTTCCTTGATGCTTTCCGCGGACGAGTTCGTGGACGCTCTGTCGGTTCTTGCCAGGACTCAGTATTCGGTTGCGAGGGACGCATACTATTTGAAAGCGGAGAGCGTAGTTCAGAAAGCTTCCGACGGAACGATGGTGAAAGTGGACAAGCAGGTCGTCTGGGATGATCGAGAGCAGTTCTTGTATGATCTCATGAAGAAGATCAGTAAAACGGCAAACGGAGAGTCAATCGCCAAAAACATAGAAACAGAAATTTATAAACAACTAATTTCCGATTATATGGGACAGAGCGGAGTGGTTTCCAACTTATTCCAGGCGGAACTGGAACAAAGAGCCCTAGAGCAACGGTCTCTCTGGAGTTTGAAAGAGACTCAGTTTTACGATAGCAAGGCGGAGTGGGTGGAGAATCTCAAGTATTTGAAGCAAACCGGAGACAAGCGTTGGGACAATATGACGTTGGAGTTCCGCTCCCATTTGGAATCTTGGAGAAAGGAATGGAACGAAATCCACAAAACAAACCAAGGAGTCTTTCTCTCAAGAATCGAATCGGCGCTGGAAGAGAAGGAAAAGTGGACGGAGAATTTTTTACGGATGAGTAGCCAGTTGGCGGATGAGGCTGCGATATCCGAACTTTATAATTCGATTTCCGGACTCGTGGATGGTTTGAAGAGTAGCCTACCCGAGGGGATTTCCTTGAACGCCAACGTGAATTCTATTTTGCAGGCGGTCTTGGAGAAGAAGCCCGGAGGGTTTGCGAGTGGACTCATCGATAGGGCCAAATCCATAGACACGAATTTTTTCCTAAACGCGGTCAAACAATACAATTTCAACGACTCTGGAGTATTCGATAAATTTAAAGCTCTAATGAAAGAAACGGATAAGCTATCCCAGAACTTGGTGATCCTACAAGCTTTCGAATCCTTGTTAGGATTACCCGAAGCGTTCGGTAAGGCAGTGCAGGCCCAGAACGAAGGAGTGGAGAAACAGATGGATTCGATCGCGATGAACGGAGCCTTTGCGAGGATGGGTTCCGGCTATGTGAGACAGATCAAGAATGCAGCCGGCCAAGAAGAGATCCAAGCCCTTCCTACGTTTATCTATTATCATTATACGACACCGAAAGTATTCCCGGATGTAAAAGATGCAAGCGGGAAGAGTTGGGACATGGGGAAACCATCCGAATTCCTCAATTCAAGCGAAGCGCCGAGTCCAGAAGAAATCACGATGATGCTGAGACTGGCGAAGACGAAACTGCAGAGTGACTTTAAGAAAACGTTAAATCCAGAAAAGAAACGGAATTACGAATTGGAACTCGGGTTATTCCAAGCAGATGAACTGGGACAGGCAGCACAAAGCTTTGCGGCTGGAATTGCGAACGGACAGAGTTTAGCCTGCGCCGGGAGGAGCCTAGAGGATTGCACGGAGAGTGCACTGACTGCCGGCTTGCTAGTGGGCGAAGTCACCGACGGAGATTTTGGATGGAAGCAGTTCCAACAGTTTTATGCGACTCTTACATTGAAGAAAGAATTTGATAAGCGAAAAGCAAAAGGAGATGTGATCCGAGATAGAAAGAAATCCGGAATGGGAAGATTCTATGGCCAGGCGACAGCGATTCTCGGCGGGTTAGGTGATTTTATCCAGAATGGAGTGCAGGCAGTCACGAGCTTTAGCCAGGCGATCGTGAGAGGGATCGGCGCAACCTTCAGCGGAAACTGGGAGGGAACTCACGAAGCAATGAAGGAGACACGGGATTATTTGAATAAGGCAAAATCGAGTGCTCTATATTCGATCACCGGAATGGTGGACTTTAACTTGTTTCTAGGAGATCTTGTGAACGAGGCGGGAGGAATGTTAATCAATGAACTTTCCTTCAAGACGAAAGTCGTTAGTATGGGGATGTTAGACTTCGGGACTTTCAAGACGGATCATAGCGACTTGAACAAATCGATAGCAGCAGGGTATGGAGAACTCGATAAGAGCCGAGAAAAATACATGAGCGAAGAACACAGAGTATATTCAAGAAACGCGAATTACTTATATAAGAACGACCAGGTAATCGGATGCGATCGTTACGACAGGCTTGGCGGCTTGCACGGCAATTCCAAACCCTGCATCCCCAGGATGTTTTAGTGGTTTAGTAGCTTACAAGACAGCTCGGGGAGCTTACGAGGGAGGAGTGGTTGGAGCAGGAGCAGCACTTGGAAGTGCAGCTCTTACCTCTACAATGAGGTCCACCGGATTTGGAGTGAACTTCGGATACAGTTATGCAAATGGATACAGTGCAGGAATCAACTATGGGATTCCAGGACAGACAACCGGAATCCAAGGCGGAGTCGGATATTCGCAAAGAAACGGATGGAACGCAAAGATCGGCTACGGATTCAAGAACGGAGCCAATCTATCCTACGATCATTCTGAATTCGGTGGAGATACATACACCGGCACGTTAGCAAACAACTACGGAGGTGCATTCTTAAACTATAATACGGAAAACGGCTATAGCGGGGGAATCAACGTCACATCCAACGGTTCCATCTTTGGGAATCAGTTGGGTGCGTTTAGCACTCTCGGTTATGGGAATTCGGGAGTATATAACGATGTGGGTTATTTTGTTCCTGAGAAGGCGCCCATGACGGAGGCCGAGAGGGAACAGGCTGCGGAGTCTGCGAGGAATAACCTGTTGAATAATATCCTGGGTGGGATCGGGTATGTGGCTGGGAGAGTTGGGGACTTTGCGAAAGGGATTTGGGACAAGTTGTTTGGGGACAGTAATAACGATCCGAATTCTAATCAATCATCGGGATCAATCCAAGCCTTACTTCAAAACCTAGGTTCTATTGATTTAAAAACCCTAATAGATAACTTATCACGAAATAAATTTGGAATGGAAGCGCCGAATGGTTTCCCGCTTGGGGGGAATTTGCTTGCGGCTTTTAAAAATCTATTTTCCAGTAACGAGCGAAGTAATTCTTCACCATCCAATACGAATGGCAACACACCTAATTCGGAAGGACCATCTGATAGAACAGTGTTATCCTCCGACGACTTAAAACCGGGAGGAGAGGTTGACAAATTGATCTCGGAGAAAGTAAATTTTGGTAAGGTCGGAAACGAAACGGATACGGAGCAAAGGAACCGTATAGTGAGCGAATTGAGAAAAGTTTCTGAGAGCTTAGCGTTCGATAGCCAGGAAGCTTTTAATCAGTATTTGGCGAAGATCGCTACTCATGTCGGGCAGGCATTGGATTCAATGCATTACGGATTTATTGGTTGGCCGGGGAATATTAATGAGCTTGGAGAATTAAATTTTAGTGATACACAAATCGGTCCAAATAAATATAAATCTATCGATTGCTCTTCATTTGTAAACGCTGTCCTATTTGCAGCTGGCGTTAGCGTGGATATTTCGGGGAAACATGGTTATGCGTTATACGGCAAGGATACAATGTCACAGGAAGATATTAGAAATCGCAATGCGAATGAGAAGCCACAATATGGTGAAGCAATCGGATATGGAGGAGTTCAAAACTTGAGATACAATAGTCAATTATTTATTCCAACTCCAAATAATATGCCAATTCCCGGATCTATCGGAATGACTATGAAGCAAGAAAACAATATCGGATATTACTCCGATCATACTTACATTGTCAAAGATAGAAATGGGGTAAACATAACAATTTATGAGAGTGCCGGAGGAAGTGGAGTGAAAGAGTCTACTCGAACTCAAAACAGCGTGGATCACTATTGGAATAATAGAACAACATTTTGGCAAATTAACCCAGACTTTAGACCAGGGCTGATTCAAAATGGAGGATTTTAGCATGTCTCGTAAATTAATACAGATAGCAATAACTATTAGTTTTTGCTTTCCATACTGTTCGGAAAAGGGTAATTTCAAAGCTAAAGATAAACCGAAATTAGTGGAATGTACAAGAATAGCTGCGGCAGAAGTAAAAAGTAAAAAATCTGAACAGGGCTGCATTCCTTTCGGCCAGGATCACATATGTTTCCGTTTGGCGGAAAGCATTAAAAATAGAAAGCTCTTAGAATTTATGTCTGGGGTTTGGATAAACAACTATGATCCAAATGGGAAATCAGCCTATAAAATAAAACAAAATGGAGAATTAATTCAGTATGCGAGTGAAACAATCCCCTTTGCGATCCAGCAAATGCTAAAAAATAAATATGATTTCAAAGATACTAAAATTGCGAAAGTCGGGAAATTAGAACTTTCGGATAATTTGATAAAATTGCAAGGAGTTTGGATATTCAAAGATACAGGCGGATTGCTGATTGCAAATGAAACGGTAAATAAGATTGCATGCTTTGTCGGGATGCCAGATCAAATCTCAATTGAAATCATTCCAGAAATAGGCTTAAGACCGTATACTTTTGAAAATAATTACTACGAACCGGCTAATATAGAAATTGATTATCCTTCAGGAGAGATGAGAGAAGTAAAATGATTCGACCGCGTTACTCAATATATTTTCGGACACGCGTGAGCCTCGCAAAAACTAAAGTAACAGATGAAAACACAGATATAACGAAAATAATTACTCCCCCGCAGCAACGATACGCAGGGTGCGAAGCAGTCGCAGCGTTATTATCGAAGAATGATAGATAAAAACAAAGGAGGCGCTGAGACCGGAGCGAACGCGAAGCCCGGAGTAGCGTGACCCTGAACGAAGTGAAGAGGGCTGCCCGTCAGAGGACAGAAGACAGAGGACTGAGGACAGAACATTGATAAGCGGAGTTTCCACGTACTATAGAAAGATTTTTATGCTAAGAGTGGATTTGTCCCCCGTCCTGTGTAGCATTTCCAACATCGAGCAGCTTCTGTCTAGCGTGAGCAAAGCGAACGCGTCTGTCCTCTGTCTTCTGTCCTCTGCATGCAAACGGATACAGCGCAGGAATCAACTACGGGATACCAGGACAGACAACCGGAATCCAGGGCGGAGTCGGCTACTCGCAGAGAAACGGATGGAATGCGAAGATCGGCTACGGATTTAAGAATGGTGTTAACTTATCCTACGATCATTCTGAATTCGGTGGAGATACATACACCGGCACGTTAGCGAATAACTACGGAGGAGCATTCTTAAACTATAATACGGAAAACGGATACAGCGGGGGAATCAACGTCACGTCGAACGGTTCCATCTTCGGGAATCCGCTCGGTGCGTTTAGCACTCTCGGTTATGGGAAGCAGGGAGTATATAACGATGTGAGTTATTTTGTTCCTGAGCATGCGCCTATGTCGGAGGCCGAGAGGGAGAAGGCTGCGGAGTCTGCCAGGAATAACCTGCTGAATAATATCCTGGGCGGGATCGGGTATGTGGCTGGGAGAGTCGGGGACTTTGCGAAAGGGATTTGGGATGGGATGTTCGGGGAGGAGGATGGTGAGTTCCTTGCCCATGGAAGTGATATAGCGTTTGACGGAAAGATAGTAAGCGGCTGGTTGGAAGGAATACAAAGCAAAACATTGTCAGCCCAGGATAAGGCAGCGTTTTGGGAAGAGTGGAAAACGCAGAGTCGAGATCAAACGGATGCAACGATATCAATCTTGAAATCTTTAGGCTATGATGTATCGGAACTTGAAAACAAAGTGAAAGCGCTTAGGGCGGCGAAAGACGGTGTTCCAGGTGGTTATGATAAAGATGGTTTTATGTATACGAACCAGGAAGGAGCAGCCATTCAAGTCGTTGGCAGCAGAGAAAAATCTTTCCTGGAGCGAGTTTCTTCATTCTTCGGTTTCATAGCCAATGGGATCAATAGCGCGTGGAATGGGTTGTTTGGAAGTTCGAGCTTAACTGAGAACAGATTTGAAACTGCGCCAGTAACTATTTTAAATAATGGGGCGAGGTTGCCGGTTGGTGCTGAAGGATCAAGATACGGTATGCGAACTTTTATCGATCAGGACGGAAATGAAAAAACGCATTTTCATACTGGTTTAGATCAGCCGATACCAGCAGGAACCCCTATCCCTGCAGTCGCTGATGGAAAAGTCGTGATAGTAATTGAAATTTACAAAA
The Leptospira inadai serovar Lyme str. 10 genome window above contains:
- a CDS encoding M23 family metallopeptidase; the protein is MSYFVPEHAPMSEAEREKAAESARNNLLNNILGGIGYVAGRVGDFAKGIWDGMFGEEDGEFLAHGSDIAFDGKIVSGWLEGIQSKTLSAQDKAAFWEEWKTQSRDQTDATISILKSLGYDVSELENKVKALRAAKDGVPGGYDKDGFMYTNQEGAAIQVVGSREKSFLERVSSFFGFIANGINSAWNGLFGSSSLTENRFETAPVTILNNGARLPVGAEGSRYGMRTFIDQDGNEKTHFHTGLDQPIPAGTPIPAVADGKVVIVIEIYKNGIDQGYGAQVMIEHENGVRTNYGHNSAILVKVGDIVKQGQVISFSGNSGHSTGPHMHFEVRTYNEERKTWEFNDPRTFDWRR